From the Oncorhynchus gorbuscha isolate QuinsamMale2020 ecotype Even-year unplaced genomic scaffold, OgorEven_v1.0 Un_scaffold_1446, whole genome shotgun sequence genome, one window contains:
- the LOC124022834 gene encoding lysosomal cobalamin transport escort protein LMBD1-like, with translation MADQSLLSESALGWSIFALVFLVILSFCWVYIRKYQSRQESEVISTITAICALAIALITSALLPVDIFLVSYMKHPNGTYKEWAENNETRGQIEDTVLYAYYCE, from the exons ATGGCGGACCAGTCGTTGCTATCAGAGTCTGCTCTCGGGTGGTCTATATTCGCCCTTGTATTTTTG GTGATCCTGTCCTTCTGTTGGGTCTACATCAGGAAGTACCAGAGCCGCCAAGAGAGTGAGGTCATCTCAACCATCACTGCAATATGCGCATTGGCCATTGCACTGATAACCTCTGCACTTCTTCCAGTGGATATATTCCTAGTGTCTTACATGAAGCACCCCAACGGTACTTACAAG GAGTGGGCAGAAAACAATGAGACACGAGGCCAAATCGAAGACACTGTGCTGTATGCTTATTACTGTGAGTAG